A window of the Aquimarina spinulae genome harbors these coding sequences:
- a CDS encoding serine hydrolase domain-containing protein: protein MKHVFKMIVLISFLLSCKQEPTIAQEVVSSATVTSKEKLSDYLNELEKSGFSGSILVAQKGKVLLEKGYGYANRKSKIKSTPETVFDIGSITKQFTGAAILKLEMQGKLSVEDNLSKYITNVPDDKKDITLHHLLTHSSGFQSAIGDDYEGTSTQEFIAEAFKRKLVFRPGTKFTYSNVGYSFLGIIIEKVSGMSYEEYLMKHLWKPSGMHQTGYKKPLFKDIAVGYRKNNHWGKPTDKKWDVDGPYWHLKANGGVLSTTQDMYKWHQALLGDKILDATTKTKYYSKHIEEGEGAGSYYGYGWAIFPTPRNTELIAHNGGNGIFFADMWRYLDEDITIVIMTNAVQRKFENITSQIAGILLKPDFNPTVNEQSKGTITGEMADQLVNEFMKIMNQNNQGIWKSFIENRMTPMFKKSFSIEKHVAMFKQLHEDLKGGNIVQITVNENELALGVETKNGVEQILFDVVPNAKGELRIEGIR, encoded by the coding sequence ATGAAACATGTATTTAAAATGATAGTACTGATAAGTTTTCTACTATCCTGTAAACAAGAACCGACAATAGCACAGGAGGTAGTTAGTAGTGCTACTGTAACTAGTAAAGAAAAATTATCAGACTATCTCAATGAATTAGAAAAATCAGGATTTTCTGGAAGTATTTTGGTCGCTCAGAAAGGAAAAGTACTTCTAGAAAAAGGATATGGATATGCTAATCGAAAAAGCAAAATCAAAAGTACCCCTGAAACAGTTTTCGATATTGGTTCGATCACCAAGCAATTTACGGGAGCTGCTATTTTAAAATTAGAAATGCAGGGTAAACTTTCTGTTGAAGACAACCTTTCTAAATATATAACTAATGTACCCGATGATAAAAAAGATATCACCTTACATCATTTACTTACACATTCTTCTGGATTTCAATCAGCAATAGGAGATGATTATGAAGGTACCTCTACTCAAGAGTTTATCGCAGAAGCTTTTAAAAGAAAATTAGTATTCAGACCAGGAACCAAGTTTACATATTCTAATGTGGGGTATAGTTTCTTAGGTATTATCATTGAGAAAGTTTCGGGAATGTCTTATGAAGAGTATTTGATGAAACACTTATGGAAACCCTCTGGGATGCACCAAACCGGATATAAAAAACCTTTGTTTAAAGATATAGCAGTTGGATATCGCAAAAATAACCATTGGGGAAAGCCTACAGATAAAAAATGGGATGTAGATGGGCCATACTGGCACTTAAAAGCAAATGGAGGAGTACTATCTACTACACAAGATATGTATAAATGGCACCAGGCATTGCTAGGAGATAAAATTCTGGACGCTACAACAAAAACCAAGTACTATAGTAAACATATTGAAGAAGGAGAGGGGGCAGGATCATATTATGGATATGGATGGGCTATTTTCCCTACACCCCGTAATACCGAATTGATTGCTCATAATGGAGGTAATGGAATTTTCTTTGCCGATATGTGGCGTTATCTTGATGAAGATATCACCATTGTTATAATGACGAATGCCGTGCAACGCAAATTCGAAAATATTACTTCTCAGATTGCAGGAATACTTTTAAAACCTGATTTCAATCCTACTGTTAATGAACAATCAAAGGGAACAATAACCGGAGAAATGGCAGATCAATTAGTAAATGAATTTATGAAGATAATGAATCAAAATAATCAGGGTATCTGGAAATCTTTTATAGAAAACAGAATGACTCCAATGTTTAAAAAATCTTTTTCAATAGAGAAACATGTAGCAATGTTTAAACAATTGCATGAAGATCTTAAAGGAGGAAATATCGTACAAATCACGGTGAATGAGAATGAATTAGCTCTAGGTGTTGAAACTAAAAATGGGGTAGAACAGATTCTATTTGATGTTGTCCCTAATGCAAAAGGAGAATTAAGAATAGAAGGGATACGATAA